The genomic stretch AGTGCCCTGCCCTGAAGCTGGGCTCttgagggaaagggggaggggagacatCATCCTTCTGCCATGCTTGGGCCAGGGAAAGGAGTAGAGACCTTTAGGCATTTCTTGCTGTCAGAATAAACTCAGTCTCCCCCAAACTATACTCAAGTCCCTCCAATCCTACAGTCAGAGGAGTTAGCAGCAGTTGGtgggggggatggggagggaggaaggatagTGAGGGGGATGGCCCCCAGCCCAAGTCTCCCCCCCAGGCAGTATGTGCTGTGCACCCTGCCCCGTATCACCACATTCGACTTCAGTGGGATCACCAAAGCAGACCGTACCACAGCTGAAGTGTGGAAACGCATGAACATCAAGCCCAAGAAAGTCCGGATCAAGCAGGATGCACTCTGACGTTCCCAGGACCCCAGCCATCCTGACGGCCTGAGGACGGCCAGTCTGGTTTGAAAATAAAGGATTTGAGCTGTTCAGCAGGTTAGAAGTCACTTGTATCATGTAAGAATATCCCCCAACTCAGGCAATTGCCAGTAGCTCTGGTCTTACTTCACTGAAAGGTAGGCAATAGAGGGAAAGGCCTGTTGGCCTGGGAcgcaggagacctgggttcacTGCAGGGCCTTGGGAAACGTATCTAAACTCTGGGCCCCTTTTCCACTCGTCAGCTCAGGTATCCTCAGATTAGAGTTACTTCACAGAGCACCAGGGTTCTGTGGAGCTGCCTGAGGCCTCTGTAATAGCTCGCCAGCGATAGTGAAAACCTACCAGGCCCGTCCTtttgacccccaccccaccctcagccaGGGCTTCAAAGGCCAGTCCCAAATGGTTCTACCCTCCCTTGCTCCATCTTCACTTGCTCAGGCTTCTAGCCTCGCTCTTCTCCTCTGAGATAGGCCATGAGGTCTGAAGACCCCACTGCAATCAGATCAGAGTAGTTCCACTCCTGTTTTACGTGTTGGGATTCTGCTTGAGATTTCATTTGATAAAAAGAATCCTCTGCTTGAAAACACTGACTTGTTGACTCGATATCAGGTACTCCTGGTCTGactgcaccaccaccaccaaaccccTCCTGAGCTTCTTAGTAATTCCACTGAACCTGAGCCACGACCTGCAATAATGACAGTTGCCTCAGATTCAAGTCTGTTCAGCTTTAACAGTGCTCCCGTCACAGCAGGAGGGAGAAGCAGTCTTGTCGCTACTCACAGACTTGAGTAGCCAGAAGCAAACAGTAGGGTGGTAGGCAGGACAGAGGGGCTGGAACCAGCACAAATGAATACAATTCCTTTATCGAGGGagacaaaccaaaacaaaaccaaaaaaacccccccAAGCCCCAAACATGTAAAAACCCAGGGTGCTAGAAATACAAGCTCAATTCATTCAAATTTAAGCTCGTTCAGACACTGGTCACAAACCCTAGTGAGGTGCACGTGAGCACCAAGTCAGGGAGAGAGGGACACAGGAGTGAGGCCGAGAGTGGGCAGGGGGCCCCCACAGGCCCCCTTGTGATCACCCTCACAGTGGTACCGCCAGCTCCCCAGCGATAGTGAAAACCTACCAGGCCCGTCCTTTGGACGCCCACCCCACCCTCGGCCAGGGCTTCGAAGGCCAGTCCCCAATGGTTCTACCCTCCCTTGCTCCATCCTCACTTGCTCAGGCTTCTAGCCTcgctcttctcctcctcctccacattCTTCTGTGTGTAGTAGCAGGTTAGGGTACTGTATAAGCCATAGTGAGGCTGGAGGCCAGGGAAGGCAGGGTGGAGATGGGGtgaaaagaggagaagaagagCTGTCCAAGGACCCCTGTCTTCACGGAATCCCAAACTGTACAACCAGCTCCTCCTTCGCGTCCACACGGATCTGAGAAAGTGCACTGTAGGCATACGCAGCTATCCTGGAGACCTGAGAGAGGGGCCAGAGAggagaggaacagagagagacAAGTAAGAAGGGAGATCCAGGGGGCGGCCggtagctcagctggttagagcgcgatgctcataacatcagggttgccggttccatccccgcatgggccactgggagctgcgccctccacaactagattgaaacaactacttgacttggagctgatgggtcctggaaaaacacacttaaaataaataaaaagttaaaaaaaaaaaaaaaaaaaaaaagatgggagaaCCAGAAACCAGGGGAGGAGGACTGGATGGCCAGAGAGGAGGGCATGATGAGGGACAGGAGGCCAAAGTGAAAGGCAAGGatgggaaagacagaaggaaaagaacaaaggggagaaaaagaataaaggttGACGGGAgaagctgggggggggggagataaAAAGAGAGTGAGGTGGGAGTGAGAGGGCCCACAAGCTACCAGGGGAACGCCACTTCCCTACCTCCTCTGAGGCAGAGAGGGCGAACCCTCTGCCACAGCCTGGACagctgtgggtgggtgggtgggcagggagaAGGACGGGTGGCTCACCTGCTGCAAGTCGGAGAAGGGGATGGGCTCGCTGGCCAGAACCTGGTGGGGCTGGCTGGTGAGAGACGGCAGTGGTGGCAGCTTCTTCCAATGAGTCAGGCCGCTGCTCAGCACAGCCAGGCGGGTGCtggcagagagggaagggggcGGTGGGTAGTCAGGCCTCAGTCTGCTCTGCCCGGCCCGGCCCAGCCCAGGCAAGCCTCCCTCAGAACAGAGAAACAGGGTGATGGGTCCTCAGCTCACCACAAAGTCACTCCAGGCCACCTCGCTGACCCACCTCCACACATCCCcagcccccgccacccccccacacccttGAGTGTCATGGGACAAACAGAGTTGACATGAACATCAACTGAGCATACCAGAGATCTGTGGTCAGTCTCCTGGGCTGCACCCAAATTGAGCCTGGACTAGAGTCCAGGTTCCAAAGCTGGATCAGGGCTAGAGGGGAGCTCAAGTAGCCTGAGAGACCCAAACTGGCCAGGTGCCCACCTGTACTGCCTTGCCCGGTCCATGTACTCATGCTGCTCCATGCCCTGGGAGTCTGCAGCAGACACGTCGATGATGTTGCTTtggggagaagaggcagagaggatATGACAGGTACTTGCAAGAAGGACGAATCGGACTCACTGCCAGGCATGAACTCCAGGGTTATCTGACACCAGTGTCCCCACCTGCCCACTGGAGCCGGGCTGGGCCCAGAGGCACCTCTCCCCACTGaccctgtcccctcctccaggtCCGGGGCCGCTCCCTTTATTTCAGCCTTTAACCTAGATGGCGGAGCTCTGTCCCAGACCTGGTCCTGTGATGCTCACCTGGCTGTCTTGGCAAGAATGGAGGAGAGCAGGGCCTGCTCATCTGTGCGAGCAGAAGGCAGGCTGTGGTAATTGGGCTCGGCTCCATTGAGGGCTTTGGTGGGGGGGCTGCTAGGGTCCAGTAGCAGCTTCCGCTCCTCTCTTTCCTAAGAGAAGCCATTAGGGAGAAGTCAGCCCAGGGACCCTTCACCCAACCTCCCTTTCTCGGGCTCTCCTCCCAGCCCAACTCTGACTTTTAAGcaccaaaaacatttttattaggaATACCCCAAGTTCCCTACTATAGGGAATGTCAGATATGACTCTGTTCCTGCCTGCCCTTGGGAGCTCAGCTCAGTTGGTGGTCCAGGATGAATTAAAGTGGAACCAAACAGTTGTAGAGGCCCTGAAAATATGGACAGAGGCACAAAGGACATATTCAGTAACAGCTCTGGAGCTTCAGAAAATAGTCCAGCACCTTACGCAAACAGGATATGGGAGGCTGGAAACCAGAGGAGGTGGAAACTACCAAAACAATGGGGTCTAGAGGGGAAATTGATGCGAGTCAGGAGCCCAAGAATGGCCTTCCTGATCCCCTAGACGATGCCCACTCCAGCAAGGCTGTCTGTTTCCAGGATGGAGGCCTCGTGAGGCCAGCCACGGCCCTAGGCCCCAAGGGAAAGCAAGGCCAACCTCTCACTGGCCATTCTTCATATTATTTCAGGGTAGGAGACCCAGCCCCAGCCTGTGGGTCACACAGTCCAAGTGGTCCCCTTCTTGAGTGCAGGTCCCTTCTCCTCTCAGGTGTTCGCCCTCCTCTCCGCTGATGCTGTTTGTATAGGACGCCCAGAACCACACTTGTGCACCTGGTGTATCCTGACCTGACCTGAACAGTGGAGCTGTTCCCTCTTTGCCAAATCACCTCATCTCTATCAGTGTGGCTTCGTTTATCTTCAGCAGCCTTGTTACTATTAGCCGACGTTGACAGTCACAATCCCCAGAACTGAGCTGGGGCCAAACATCTCCCTGGTCCTGtatatttctgtgtgtatttCTCCTTGCAAGGTTTAGTCCCTTGTTATAATCAGCTGTCTTTCTGGATAAGACCTTGCTTTGAGCCCACTCGCTGCAAATCCCTGCTGGCTTGTGTCAGCTGCAAAATGGGTAAGCAGACCTGCTGGGTATCTATCCAAGCCATGAAAAGCGAGGGTCCCCGGACAAAGTCAAGAACAGGGGCCCATCCTGGCGAATGCTGACTCACCAACCTTCAGTGCCAGACCACCAGACTCCTCACTGCTCCACTTCAGGCTTATCTCAGTTCCTACCAGACTTTCCACTGCAGCTCCCAGCTCCCCTGCCCACAACTCCGCAACTCTCCTAGCAGAGGGACACTTCCTTCTGCCCAGcctgccccaccctaggcaggcccaGCCTTGTCGCATGACTCTTCCTTCTCAGTCGTGGGTTGACCAagtgtcctcagttcacagcagcAGGAAACAGCTTCTGTCCCATCACATCCCACCTCCTAGACACCCCCCTCCCTAAAACACAAGCTAAGTAATAAAGAGCTAGAAAGACAAAATGTTTGCCAAGGATTAAACTATCTCTAAGAATCTCTACGGAAAGTTGGCTCCATGATGAAGTCTGAGTTTGCTTCCTGTGTGTGCATCCTCCTCCATCCCCACTTCAGACAGATTTTCTGGCAGGACAGAGCAGTTTCTCTTCTATCGGATTCTTCAAGAACAAGGTTGTATTCCTGAGACCTATATTCCTGGAAGAGGCCCTCACCCCCTGGAACATCACCTCACCCCCAAAGGGCGAGTGGAACATGGGGGAGGTTTTTCACACCGAGGTTTGTCCCTAAGTCAATGTCAACCCAAGAGCCAGAGTTTCACTGTCTACCGTAGCATAGACATACATGGGGCCTGCCCATGACTAGCCATCTGGTCCGTGGGCACAGCTGGAAGAGACAGCTTGGTCCAATGACAGAGCACATGGCTTGGCATCAAAACACCTTGTTTATGGCTCTCAGCTTTGTAACCTTTGCtaagtcacttagcctctctgaactTTTTCCTTGCCTTTAAATACGTATAACCTGTACTTAAATGACAGATGTTTGGCAAGAGTCAAATTAGATAACTGTAAAAGGACTCTGAAAACTGTAATGTGTTGTGCATTTCTTATTACTGtaacaaagagacagagagggggagaggggccTGCCCAAGAGCTCAAAGAGAGACTTGGGGATAGTGAATGGTTATGGCTTCTAGACTAGGTTAGCAGACTTTTGCCACATGAGGCCTCAAATCACCCAGCACTGATCAAGCACCATCTCAAGGAGTTAGAAACAGAAGTGAGAACCGATCAAGGGGAAGGTGGAAATTGAGAGCAGCAGAAAGCTCAGCTCTTCCAGCCACAAGCTGGTATCCTTTCTCATAAGGCAGGCATTAACCCTTGACTCATTCCCTGCAAGGGTCCATATTATGCTTTCAGGGACAACTCTGCAGTGGGCCACAGCCTTCCCAGTAGGCTGGGATACGGTCTCCTTCTTTGACAGGCTGGGGTGAAGTGAGAGGTATTGGCTATGACACATACCTAACATAAGGCAGAGGAAATATGAGTATGTGTTCACTGGGTgtttggagaattaaatgaggccCAGGAGCCACCCATGCCTCCCATACAAATGACATTTTCCCAAGCCCAAGACCTTAACCCAAAACAGGTTCACGTGAGTCACTGGGGAAAGACATTCTCCCCAGTACCGGTGATATACCGATGGTACCGATGATCCATTTGTGTGTCCATCTACCCAACCTCCACCACCAGACTGTGGACTATTTGCTgaaatctttttactgtctctgtgTCTAGTATGTGTTAAAATGTGGAATCCAGGCATAGAGGCGATCAGAAAGGTGAATGGCCAACAGCTAAGACTTCATCTTTGGAAAGGGCTCTCTCCTGAAAGGAGGTCAGGTGGTCAGGGCCAGGATTAAAGTGTGTTGAGAGGTGAGACTGCAccaagagaaagagggaaaatttaaaactgtacAGGCTTCCCCAGCCTAATTCTTGCAAAGGGATCAGATCTACAGCCAAATTCCCAGGGCAAGCATCCAACTAGCTAGAGGAACCCTCAGGCCCTAAGCAAGGACTGCACTTAGGCAAGCCAAACCCCAATCCAGCTGAAGCTAAACCCGATTTGTTGCTTCCCAAACAAC from Rhinolophus ferrumequinum isolate MPI-CBG mRhiFer1 chromosome 11, mRhiFer1_v1.p, whole genome shotgun sequence encodes the following:
- the LAMTOR1 gene encoding ragulator complex protein LAMTOR1, whose protein sequence is MGCCYSSENEDSDQEREERKLLLDPSSPPTKALNGAEPNYHSLPSARTDEQALLSSILAKTASNIIDVSAADSQGMEQHEYMDRARQYSTRLAVLSSGLTHWKKLPPLPSLTSQPHQVLASEPIPFSDLQQVSRIAAYAYSALSQIRVDAKEELVVQFGIP